The sequence below is a genomic window from Camarhynchus parvulus unplaced genomic scaffold, STF_HiC, whole genome shotgun sequence.
TATTCTAATAATTGTTATAGCTCCTGTACTGTGGAGTAAATAACTCTGGTTAAGATCTTTCTGTCTAATCATGATCAGAATCAATCAGAgctgtatttatataaatttatctGGTATTCCTATTATTAATCCTGTGGGACAAATTGGTTTAAGGTTCAATTCCACCTGTCCAATCTTTTACACCTTTGACAAagtctggggctgggattggatCGTGCTGCCCACACCTTCCTCTCTTAGAAGGAATTTTAGAAGTCTAGGGGTCCCGCAGGGGTTTGAGGATCCATGGTGGCTGCTGGGTGTAATTTCTCCACCTCATGTCTCAGCAGGAGTTTCTCcaataaagaaacaaagcttttgcctgaagctcccactgtgcccatgacaggaaccCCTGTGAGTGTCTGGCACATCCCggctctttggcagcctgggcactcctgggatgtcaccgTGGAGCCCCCgtgagtgcctgtgacagatcggtgcctttgcagcccaaggtgccctgggatgtcaccatggaatggctgtgactgcctctgaccacagggctctttaccatgcccagaaagccctgggaggtctccatggagcccctgtctgtgcctgtgacattccagctctggaacagcctggagactctTGGAAAGTCCCCATGGAACCCCTCTGAGGGCCTGTGACAAATCTGATCCTAATCTTTGTATGGTAGTTTCAGGCAACCATCAcagcccctgttgctatggtcagtttccatggcaaccatcaccagcccctgttgctatggtcagtttccatggcaaccatcaccagcccctgttgctatggtcagtttccatggcaaccatcaccagccccctgtTGCTATGCTCAGTCCCTcggcagctccatggagaccccatgccaggggtggttgccatggacaccagctcaggcctgcagccagagcccgttgccatggcaaccattggcagccccatccccaggctcatgggatcccagaagcacagaattggctgagctgggagggacccatcaggatcctccagtccaactgctggccctgcacaggacagcccaacaatgccagcctgggcctggcagcgctgtccaaacgctgctggagctcagagagccctggagctgggagccttccctggggagcctgggcagggccccagcagcctctgggcaaaaaccttttcctgacatccaagctgagcctgccccgactcagctgcagccgttccctccactcctgtccctgggcaccagagggaagaggttcccacagccccagccagggacccgctcccaaggctgttgccatggccaccagggctggcaccagctgggatgctcggtTTCCACGGGCCgggcttcaggaatgggattccccaatttcctgctcccgCTAAAACcgcgctgccctcgctgccctcccgcctcccatggaaagcacaaaaggcaaagatcccgggctgggataagaacaatttattgggaACAGCAACGAGATAAGGaacaaacaggaacagaaacaatattgataacagaagggataaaaaaaactgtttatagGGAAAATTACAACACAACTCACTGGCTCTTCCCAGACACAATTTCCCCCTGCCTGGAAAAGACAACCTTCTCCtcagggggagagagagagtccctttcctgcccctggcaatgacctgaggtgggagtgaatGTAATGTCACAGTCATGACCAGACCCGCATTTTCTTCCATCCTATATCATGTCACTGACAAGGGCAGGAAATGGGACAGGtgtcttcccagcatggatcacaGGGAAAATGGATCCCCAGGGCTCTTCCCAATATGGACCTTCCAATGGGGAAAGAAGCTGGAGCGGTACAtgaagctgttcctgcagtTGGGGCACTTGCAGGGCTTCCCTTACTGGTGGGTGCGTTGGTGTCTGCTCaagtcagagctgctggtgaagCTCTtgccacactggggacactcgtagggcctctccccagtgtggatgcgctgGTGGATGATGAGGGTGAAGTTGTCCTTGAAGGCCTTCCCGCAGTCGGAGCAGAGGAAGGGCCTCTCATCCGTGTGACTCcgctggtgctggaggagatggaagcgggtctgaaacctcttctgacAACTGGGGCACTCAtggggcctctccccagtgtggatgagCTTGTGCCTGATCAGGTGGGATTTCtgcttgaagcccttcccacagtcagggcagcggaagggcctctcctctgaGTGAATTCGCTCGTGAAGGCGGAGACTGGAGCTGGCGTGAA
It includes:
- the LOC115917042 gene encoding zinc finger protein 586-like, translated to GFSCSSELITHQRIHTGEKPYECPQCQKRFHASSSLRLHERIHSEERPFRCPDCGKGFKQKSHLIRHKLIHTGERPHECPSCQKRFQTRFHLLQHQRSHTDERPFLCSDCGKAFKDNFTLIIHQRIHTGERPYECPQCGKSFTSSSDLSRHQRTHQ